The genomic region CCGGTTTATTAGTGTTTACATTATTCAGGTATAAATCATTGGTGTTTTTCAAAAACAAAAAAACATACCTGTATGCACTTTATTTTATTATCCCTGTTGTAATTATTTATTTGGGGCGAGAATTATTAAACCCCGGCTACCTGAAAGCTTCATGGCATTGGGATATTGCAGGCCGTTTCAACGAACAGCTAACGGGCGACAAACCTTATTTTGGGTATTACCTGCATTTAATGAAAACCGAACATTATCTCCATTGGTTTTGGATAAGTGCAGCCGGGATTATTTTGGGTTTGCTCAGTAAAAACAATCAGATTAAAAATGTAACCCTTTTTATTACCTGCACCGCATTAGGCTTTTTGGCGGTTGTGTCATCGGCCAATACGCAAATGCTGTGGTACAATGCCCCTGTATATCCTTTTGCGGCACTACTCGCAGCCATCGCCATTTATTGGCTGGTAGAGGTACTACAAAACGTAGTGCAAAATCTGTCGTTTAATGTTGTTCCGTATATATTGGTAATAGGGTTGATGATTACCCCGTATAAAACGATCTTCAACCATGTTAGTCCGCCAAAATTTCAGTATGACTGGGAGTATGAAGCACAAGCCCTTAATTTTTATTTAATTGATGCCTATAAAGCCGATAAAAACCTTAATGGATATTTTTGGGTAGATAATGACGATTATAACCCCTATATTGATTTTTATATCCGGATGTTTGAGAAAAATAAAGGTCAAATCATAGCACCTAAAAAGCTGAAAGACTTGAAAACAGGGGATACTGTAATTGGCTTTTTAAACGATATAAAACCAAAAATTGAGGCTGCTTACACTTATACCCTGCTTGAGGAGAAAGAGTTTGTTAAAGTGTATAAAATAACGGGGAAAACACTCCAATAAGTTAGGATTTGCTCTTTACGCTTTTGGGGGCAAAGAAATAAATCCATAATATTCTCGAAAACTTAAAATTAAAAGTTGACAGCAGGATAATGACTGCTACAGTAGGCCAAATCACACGGGTATCTAAACTGCCTTCAACCAGCAAACTCCATGTAACGATGGTGGCAATAATTTCAGCTACGGTAAAGGCATAGCTCACAAACATTGCACCCCAAAAGAACCCCGATTCTTTCTCAAACACATAGCCGCAATGGGTACAACTTTCATTCATCGCCGGCGGTTTAATGCTGAAAAAGCTTGACGATTGAAAAATATGTCCTTGTCCGCATACAGGGCATACGCCCTTGGCTATCTGTTGTACCGCATTCATAACGTTGTAAATTAGTGATACAAAGGTAGTGTGAAGTTGAGTCGTAGCTGTTGAACGACTTACTCATATAATAGGATTATACAGACATTTTGGTATTTTTGGAGTTGTAAATGCAAACACTGCCCGTTTATAAAATTGAGAACTTTGAGTTTTACCATTCGTCGTTCTATGCGCGACGGTTAAAAGACCATATAGAAAAGCACGGGTTTATTCAGCATCCTCATAAGCACGATTTTTATCTTGCTGTACTATTTACGCAGGGTACA from Bacteroidota bacterium harbors:
- a CDS encoding phospholipid carrier-dependent glycosyltransferase — protein: MSPQFQKIAKLYLLPVLLAVLVYFPLFYNLDRLPLMQFDEARVAMSSYEMSENHNPLVVHYGGAPDMWSTKPPLTNWAQVFFIKTLGLNVLSVRLPSALAGLFTCILLWLFCVRHLKNYWMGFVSVLVLVTSRGFINNHVTRTADYDAMLVLFTTASSIAYYFFINTQNYKYLRWFFIILALGVITKSVAGLFMLPGLLVFTLFRYKSLVFFKNKKTYLYALYFIIPVVIIYLGRELLNPGYLKASWHWDIAGRFNEQLTGDKPYFGYYLHLMKTEHYLHWFWISAAGIILGLLSKNNQIKNVTLFITCTALGFLAVVSSANTQMLWYNAPVYPFAALLAAIAIYWLVEVLQNVVQNLSFNVVPYILVIGLMITPYKTIFNHVSPPKFQYDWEYEAQALNFYLIDAYKADKNLNGYFWVDNDDYNPYIDFYIRMFEKNKGQIIAPKKLKDLKTGDTVIGFLNDIKPKIEAAYTYTLLEEKEFVKVYKITGKTLQ
- a CDS encoding DUF983 domain-containing protein, which encodes MNAVQQIAKGVCPVCGQGHIFQSSSFFSIKPPAMNESCTHCGYVFEKESGFFWGAMFVSYAFTVAEIIATIVTWSLLVEGSLDTRVIWPTVAVIILLSTFNFKFSRILWIYFFAPKSVKSKS